One genomic region from uncultured Subdoligranulum sp. encodes:
- a CDS encoding tyrosine-type recombinase/integrase: MEYQKIIQSYEHWLAHREYSPATIQKYTRALTRFFADTGAGKKPTRETVAAWRDSLTAKGYTPSTVNALLAAVNDYQESIDNPAGKAKPLKRQRRIFADPGRELSRAEYFRLLSAARAIGNKRSQLLLETICSTGIRVSELQFITAEAVRRRKASIRCKGKCREILLPAELCHRLTRWCQKHRIHTGPVFLSRVGKPLCRVTVWKLLKALCERANVAWKKVFPHNLRHLFARTFYDLEKNISKLADLLGHSSIETTRIYIMESGAEHERLLNKMHLLL, translated from the coding sequence ATGGAATATCAAAAAATTATACAAAGCTATGAGCACTGGCTGGCCCACCGCGAGTACAGCCCGGCCACCATCCAGAAGTACACCCGGGCCCTGACCCGCTTTTTCGCCGATACCGGGGCAGGGAAGAAGCCCACCCGCGAGACCGTCGCCGCCTGGCGCGACAGCCTGACGGCCAAGGGCTACACCCCCTCCACCGTCAATGCACTGCTGGCTGCGGTCAACGACTATCAGGAATCCATCGACAACCCGGCGGGCAAAGCCAAGCCCCTCAAGCGCCAGCGCAGGATCTTTGCCGACCCCGGCCGGGAACTCTCCCGCGCCGAGTATTTCCGTCTGCTGAGCGCAGCCCGCGCCATCGGCAACAAGCGCAGCCAACTGCTGCTGGAGACCATCTGCTCCACCGGCATTCGCGTCTCGGAACTGCAATTCATCACGGCGGAGGCTGTCCGCCGCCGCAAGGCGTCCATCCGCTGCAAGGGCAAATGCCGCGAGATCCTGTTGCCTGCCGAGCTCTGCCACCGCCTGACCCGCTGGTGCCAGAAGCATCGCATCCACACCGGGCCGGTGTTTCTCTCACGCGTGGGCAAGCCGCTGTGCCGCGTCACAGTTTGGAAGCTGCTCAAAGCCCTGTGCGAGCGAGCCAACGTGGCGTGGAAGAAAGTATTCCCCCACAATCTGCGGCACCTGTTTGCCCGGACGTTCTACGATCTCGAAAAAAATATCTCGAAGCTGGCAGACCTGCTTGGCCATTCCAGTATCGAGACGACGCGGATCTATATCATGGAATCGGGCGCAGAACACGAGCGTTTACTGAATAAAATGCATCTGCTTTTGTGA
- a CDS encoding VWA domain-containing protein has product MKKRVLSALLVLCMACSLVSTALATDGQATPETANEPAATSRSVGEMATPETSKEEGSSADPSAYPARTAEAKVEGTDASVQVDIPAGSLPEDATLTAALIGSSTDNAEAVADVAAELDEAQVDYDGFVALDISFKDAEGNEVEPRQPVSVSFTLPAALLPADADPATLEVQHLEENEAGEVTDVVPVADAADETEGTVTVEAPVATLSAAPAPEADETAAMPENAEVTAEFTVDGFSSFVITWNENNQHLHGNSHSVSFSIVDTDGNELSVPSTYDLTYDLPDSGAITFDEMVNANQIRDITIGTEQYTFRNATFVLNGTERHPIVSAERIQNADILEDGIRFYDSVFPGETGYYTRTEGAGDFRLELVYERKEDSEIDVYEPDPVYTKTAVTNDGGKTYDLALTVSGDVGESSQKVKLDVLFIVDQSGSMGDRAWVNSELKTYQKIASDAAGELARGLASNENIDARFAVVTFSDSIADTNYYDDAILRQNWTRDAQSVITATDVRSDGGTNYEAGMMAGRAAMLEARPDAMKYVIFLSDGEPTYHYTENGNSTGGGDHTAAGDDTAAYEQAASYNEVNGFFTVGVGLGGASADSYLKLLRGAVEDSVEATVGTAVDSDNFSGYTAEDPSELTARFTEIQAQITNLSMKNVKITDTLSDFVEPVDGAKPYVVIKDSDGNQVTTEDGQYEITGNDASTTPVSFAVEFNGTDGNYELKQGYTYELHLKVQPTDKAYETFATTDYTDKGAANTGTYAEKDGFFSNVSGSAKLTYDTDISKDHSEDYPMPVIQVPSTSLTINKTMEDLPKDQWDTAADNITFTVKDGDTSVANINLGTTPPDGANYTIQKTETGYTVVVNGLTVTKEYTVTETCGKLEGYNVTSTLAAAGQQIKMDKDAAQNKLDVTNTYTPDNQTLTITKTVGGEMGSYTDDFTFTLTLEKAGGPYTTPLTIEEGTTAKDANGNLYTGTLTAKGGTYTFVLSNDEQMVLSVPYGYKVTVTEQQENNGYTVSSQYYETGSAGKVLTPGAATQTVDSIDKDYTVEFANNRNPVAPTGLESNHTAPYTLMITAAGIAGLALIGSMMARRVRRRREE; this is encoded by the coding sequence ATGAAAAAACGTGTACTCAGTGCATTGCTGGTGCTCTGTATGGCCTGTAGTTTGGTCAGCACCGCACTGGCAACAGACGGTCAGGCCACGCCGGAAACGGCAAATGAACCCGCTGCCACATCCCGGTCGGTAGGTGAAATGGCTACCCCGGAAACTTCGAAGGAAGAAGGTTCGTCCGCTGACCCGTCCGCCTACCCGGCCCGCACGGCCGAGGCGAAGGTCGAGGGCACCGACGCCTCCGTGCAGGTGGACATCCCGGCGGGCAGCCTGCCCGAGGATGCGACCCTGACCGCGGCCCTGATCGGTTCGAGCACCGATAACGCCGAGGCCGTGGCCGATGTGGCTGCCGAGCTGGACGAAGCCCAAGTGGACTACGATGGCTTTGTGGCGCTGGACATTTCCTTCAAGGATGCCGAGGGCAACGAGGTCGAGCCGCGGCAGCCGGTCAGCGTCAGCTTCACGCTGCCCGCCGCCCTGCTGCCCGCTGACGCCGACCCCGCCACACTGGAAGTGCAGCACCTGGAGGAGAACGAGGCCGGCGAGGTGACCGACGTTGTGCCGGTGGCCGATGCGGCTGACGAGACGGAGGGTACCGTGACGGTGGAGGCCCCCGTTGCCACCCTGTCCGCCGCACCCGCACCCGAAGCCGATGAAACTGCGGCAATGCCGGAGAATGCCGAGGTTACCGCAGAGTTTACGGTGGATGGGTTCTCGAGCTTTGTGATTACGTGGAATGAAAATAACCAACATCTTCATGGCAACTCACATAGTGTCTCCTTTTCTATCGTGGATACAGATGGCAATGAATTATCTGTTCCCTCAACATATGATTTGACGTATGATTTGCCGGATTCTGGAGCTATAACATTTGATGAAATGGTGAATGCAAATCAGATCCGAGATATCACTATAGGGACTGAGCAGTACACTTTCCGTAATGCAACATTTGTTCTTAATGGTACTGAAAGGCACCCGATTGTATCGGCAGAACGTATACAAAATGCTGACATACTCGAAGATGGAATTCGCTTTTACGACAGTGTGTTCCCCGGCGAAACAGGTTATTACACCAGGACTGAAGGCGCTGGCGATTTCCGCTTAGAGCTGGTTTACGAACGCAAGGAAGACAGCGAGATCGATGTTTATGAGCCTGATCCGGTTTATACCAAAACGGCCGTGACGAACGATGGCGGCAAAACATACGACTTGGCGTTGACCGTTTCCGGTGATGTTGGTGAGTCCAGCCAAAAAGTCAAGTTGGATGTGTTGTTTATCGTCGACCAGTCGGGAAGCATGGGAGACAGAGCATGGGTAAATAGCGAGCTTAAAACCTATCAAAAAATAGCCTCTGATGCAGCTGGTGAGTTGGCAAGAGGATTGGCCTCAAATGAGAACATTGATGCGCGCTTTGCGGTTGTAACGTTTAGCGATTCTATTGCTGATACAAATTATTATGATGATGCAATTCTGAGGCAGAATTGGACGAGGGATGCCCAAAGCGTCATCACTGCGACAGATGTACGCAGTGACGGCGGCACCAACTATGAAGCGGGCATGATGGCGGGCCGTGCCGCTATGTTGGAGGCTCGGCCTGACGCAATGAAGTATGTTATCTTCCTGTCCGATGGCGAGCCGACTTATCACTATACTGAAAATGGTAACTCGACTGGTGGCGGTGATCATACAGCTGCGGGAGATGACACTGCAGCTTACGAACAGGCGGCATCTTACAATGAGGTAAACGGCTTCTTTACTGTTGGTGTTGGTTTAGGTGGCGCAAGCGCTGATAGCTATTTGAAGTTATTGCGTGGTGCAGTTGAAGATTCTGTTGAAGCAACGGTAGGAACTGCTGTTGACAGTGATAACTTTAGTGGGTATACAGCTGAAGACCCGAGTGAGTTGACTGCAAGATTTACTGAGATTCAAGCGCAGATCACGAATCTGTCTATGAAAAATGTAAAAATTACCGATACGCTCTCGGATTTTGTCGAACCCGTTGATGGAGCAAAACCCTACGTTGTAATCAAAGACAGCGATGGCAATCAAGTAACTACAGAAGATGGGCAGTACGAGATCACCGGCAATGATGCGAGTACTACACCTGTTAGTTTCGCGGTGGAGTTCAATGGAACGGATGGTAATTATGAGCTGAAGCAGGGCTATACATACGAGCTGCACTTAAAGGTACAACCCACGGATAAAGCGTATGAAACCTTTGCAACTACTGATTATACCGACAAAGGCGCGGCTAATACGGGCACTTATGCAGAAAAGGATGGATTCTTTTCTAACGTAAGTGGGTCGGCAAAACTGACGTATGACACGGATATCAGTAAAGACCATTCGGAAGATTATCCCATGCCCGTCATCCAGGTGCCCTCCACCAGCCTGACCATCAACAAAACGATGGAAGACCTTCCGAAAGATCAATGGGACACCGCAGCCGACAACATCACCTTTACAGTAAAAGATGGTGATACGTCCGTCGCCAACATTAATCTGGGTACAACCCCGCCAGATGGTGCCAACTATACGATTCAGAAAACGGAAACTGGTTACACGGTCGTTGTAAATGGCCTGACGGTCACCAAGGAGTATACTGTCACCGAAACGTGTGGCAAGCTTGAGGGCTACAACGTTACATCCACACTTGCGGCTGCTGGTCAGCAAATCAAAATGGATAAGGATGCTGCGCAGAACAAGCTGGATGTAACCAACACCTACACCCCGGACAATCAGACCCTGACCATCACCAAGACGGTCGGCGGCGAGATGGGCAGCTATACGGACGACTTTACCTTTACTCTAACGTTGGAAAAGGCGGGTGGCCCTTATACAACGCCGCTTACCATTGAGGAAGGCACAACGGCGAAGGATGCAAATGGCAACCTGTATACCGGGACACTGACAGCCAAAGGCGGCACCTATACTTTCGTCCTCTCCAACGATGAGCAGATGGTGCTCAGCGTGCCGTATGGTTACAAAGTGACGGTAACAGAACAGCAGGAGAACAACGGCTATACCGTTAGCTCCCAGTATTATGAAACCGGTTCCGCGGGAAAGGTCCTCACACCGGGTGCGGCCACACAGACAGTGGATTCAATCGATAAAGATTATACGGTTGAATTTGCCAACAATCGCAACCCCGTCGCCCCCACCGGCCTGGAGTCCAACCATACTGCACCGTACACGCTGATGATCACGGCGGCCGGCATCGCAGGGCTGGCGCTGATCGGCAGCATGATGGCTCGTCGTGTGCGCCGCCGCCGCGAGGAGTAA
- the lepB gene encoding signal peptidase I, whose amino-acid sequence MSDTPQPTNRKLRRAWEPSQQAYVYHAADSQNSPAKKATHITRSFTPPEPPADVGKPASTTARYHDDDAPSLTSVGDDARIVPGASPGRKAPRADVESAPARGKAKPAAKTNLAKADKPGRRRKGKAKYAAPPTPLEVIKAKRRRCADAEDIAGFFTKLIAIVLLIVLLFGFLFGVTPMENDDMAPRISAGDLLFYYRLADDWVTGDVMVFEKNGEQYVGRIVANPGDTVEVTDQATLVVNGSTVLENDIYYTTPKYDDGPAYPITLAQDEYFILCDYREGARDSRYFGPVKTSEVKGKVITVIRRSGL is encoded by the coding sequence ATGAGTGACACCCCGCAGCCCACCAACCGCAAGCTCCGCCGTGCGTGGGAGCCGAGCCAGCAGGCGTATGTTTATCACGCTGCGGACAGCCAGAACTCGCCTGCCAAAAAGGCAACTCACATTACCCGTTCGTTTACCCCGCCGGAACCGCCCGCAGATGTGGGTAAGCCGGCAAGCACCACCGCACGTTACCACGATGACGATGCACCTTCCCTCACATCCGTAGGGGACGATGCTCGCATCGTCCCGGGCGCGTCGCCCGGCCGCAAGGCCCCGCGGGCGGATGTGGAATCCGCCCCTGCAAGAGGCAAGGCAAAGCCCGCCGCCAAAACAAACCTCGCCAAAGCGGACAAGCCCGGCCGCCGCCGCAAAGGCAAGGCCAAATACGCCGCCCCGCCCACCCCGCTGGAGGTCATCAAGGCCAAACGCCGCCGATGTGCGGATGCGGAGGACATTGCAGGCTTCTTCACCAAGTTGATCGCCATTGTGCTGCTGATCGTGCTGCTGTTCGGCTTCCTGTTCGGTGTCACGCCGATGGAAAACGACGACATGGCACCCCGCATCTCGGCGGGCGACCTGCTGTTCTACTATCGCCTGGCTGATGACTGGGTCACCGGCGATGTGATGGTGTTCGAGAAAAACGGCGAACAGTATGTGGGCCGGATCGTCGCCAACCCCGGTGATACGGTCGAAGTCACCGACCAGGCCACACTGGTGGTCAACGGCAGCACGGTGCTCGAAAACGACATCTACTACACCACCCCCAAATACGACGACGGCCCGGCCTATCCCATCACGCTGGCGCAGGACGAGTATTTCATCCTCTGCGACTACCGCGAGGGCGCCCGCGACAGCCGGTACTTCGGCCCGGTGAAAACAAGCGAGGTCAAGGGTAAGGTCATTACCGTGATTCGTAGATCAGGACTGTAA
- a CDS encoding QVPTGV class sortase B protein-sorting domain-containing protein: MKLSKNLGRVATTLLATAMLASVSAVPVFADQFGESGVIDNTESGTAITSISFTKELMKPAQVTTPNKEFTFTLKNSTDVITGATYTSSGKSLNLYNGVGAGENGIEATAVFTATQGTGTIVPGEDVNTVETTVNFDINSLVDDFTDTGVYKYDIDEDEEDAPYYNGGNLDLYLFVVRYTENETDKYKVTGAVLTKDGQVDQKTDTTTNGYMVDPTDPDPTPDTNDLVITKTVDGQMGSHSEKFDFTVTLPGTENDKYNAQYEKDGNTIGDPVTLTGGKNTGIKLAHGESLRIYGLVDDTSVYTVSETDYRSSGYTTKINDNEVREVVNVTYDADNNDIAVVNTRNAVSPTGIVMNVAPYALLVVVAAAGCFVFLRKRRED, from the coding sequence ATGAAATTGAGCAAGAACCTTGGCCGCGTCGCGACCACCCTCCTCGCCACCGCGATGCTGGCCAGCGTTTCCGCTGTCCCGGTGTTTGCGGATCAGTTCGGCGAATCTGGCGTCATCGATAACACTGAATCGGGAACTGCTATCACTTCGATTAGCTTCACTAAAGAACTGATGAAGCCGGCACAGGTTACGACGCCGAACAAAGAGTTTACGTTTACACTGAAGAATTCCACGGATGTTATTACTGGCGCCACTTATACCAGTAGCGGTAAGAGCCTGAACTTGTATAATGGTGTTGGCGCTGGAGAAAACGGTATTGAAGCCACGGCAGTATTTACTGCTACGCAGGGTACAGGAACTATTGTACCTGGTGAAGACGTGAATACTGTTGAAACCACCGTGAATTTTGATATCAATAGTTTGGTTGACGATTTCACCGATACCGGCGTTTACAAGTACGACATTGATGAGGATGAAGAAGACGCCCCTTATTATAATGGTGGAAATTTGGATCTGTACTTGTTCGTTGTACGTTATACTGAAAACGAAACCGATAAGTATAAAGTTACCGGTGCTGTTCTGACGAAGGATGGACAAGTTGATCAGAAGACGGATACCACGACTAATGGTTACATGGTCGACCCCACTGATCCTGATCCGACGCCTGATACGAATGATCTTGTTATTACCAAGACCGTCGACGGTCAAATGGGTAGCCACAGTGAAAAGTTTGACTTTACTGTGACTTTGCCGGGGACTGAAAACGATAAGTACAATGCCCAGTATGAAAAGGATGGTAATACGATTGGCGATCCCGTTACCCTGACCGGTGGCAAAAATACTGGTATCAAGCTTGCTCATGGTGAGTCCTTGCGCATCTATGGTCTGGTCGATGACACTTCTGTGTATACTGTTTCTGAAACTGACTATAGAAGCAGTGGTTATACAACCAAAATCAACGATAATGAAGTGCGTGAGGTTGTAAATGTAACTTACGATGCTGATAATAACGACATTGCTGTTGTCAACACCCGCAACGCTGTCTCCCCGACCGGCATCGTCATGAACGTGGCTCCGTACGCCCTTCTGGTCGTGGTCGCTGCTGCTGGCTGCTTCGTCTTCCTGCGCAAGCGCCGTGAGGACTGA
- the srtB gene encoding class B sortase has product MHTAAKLARAGDRLVSMVAAALIVIMLLFGGYSLWDTAMVFQGAFLDSDLLQFKPAADGSGDNPTLAELQAINPDVVGWLSIDDTHIDYPVVIGDDDMEYVNKDIYGDFALSGSIFLDSDNARDISDPYTLVYGHHMDNGAMFGDVVEFVNTDYFEAHPTGTLYLPNATYSIELFACLEVDAFDSMVYDPLRYPDGNVSELLNYIDENAVQSRYIGVTPQDKVIGLSTCAEAETNGRVVIFGRLDRMS; this is encoded by the coding sequence TTGCACACAGCGGCCAAACTGGCACGCGCCGGTGATCGTCTGGTCAGCATGGTGGCGGCGGCATTGATCGTGATCATGCTGCTGTTCGGCGGCTACTCGCTGTGGGATACGGCTATGGTATTCCAGGGCGCGTTCTTGGACAGTGACCTGTTGCAGTTCAAACCTGCCGCTGACGGCTCCGGCGACAATCCCACGCTGGCGGAGCTCCAGGCCATCAACCCGGATGTGGTAGGCTGGCTGAGCATCGACGATACCCACATCGATTATCCCGTCGTCATCGGCGACGATGATATGGAGTACGTGAACAAGGATATCTACGGCGACTTTGCACTGTCGGGCTCGATTTTCCTCGATAGCGACAATGCCCGGGATATTTCCGACCCGTACACCCTCGTCTACGGCCATCACATGGATAATGGCGCCATGTTCGGCGATGTCGTCGAGTTCGTCAATACCGATTACTTTGAGGCTCATCCCACCGGCACGCTATATTTGCCAAATGCTACCTACAGCATCGAGCTGTTCGCCTGCCTGGAAGTGGATGCGTTCGACAGCATGGTGTACGATCCGCTGCGTTACCCCGACGGGAACGTGAGTGAACTGTTAAATTACATCGATGAGAACGCGGTGCAAAGCCGGTATATCGGCGTGACACCGCAGGATAAGGTGATCGGTTTGTCCACCTGTGCAGAGGCGGAAACCAACGGTCGTGTCGTCATCTTCGGGCGGCTGGACCGCATGAGCTGA
- a CDS encoding Spy0128 family protein: protein MNQALRKLSGLLVLPVLLAALLLLPVRVNAEEVPYECSADLPVSVELNGDNDEQFHVTIDLAEGMDETTPLPDESAAGLMIAGDASDTFHNFYFTEPGDYSYVVKQEAGDTAYMSYDDTVYTVTIRVTNADNGGLQSEIWATTDDDPKAKVREISFLNTYAPPAPATPKPDDHPEIEQAIKDGTWGATPTPTAVPWFVPQTSDAFPLMGLVVILIVAAVAMVVLIVARKRKSKQDE, encoded by the coding sequence ATGAATCAAGCACTACGGAAACTGAGTGGATTGCTGGTCCTTCCCGTGCTGCTCGCGGCCCTGCTGTTGTTGCCTGTCCGCGTCAACGCGGAGGAAGTGCCCTATGAGTGCTCCGCTGATTTGCCGGTCAGTGTTGAACTGAACGGTGACAACGACGAGCAGTTCCACGTGACGATCGATTTGGCGGAAGGCATGGACGAAACCACCCCGCTGCCAGATGAATCCGCTGCCGGTCTGATGATCGCAGGCGATGCCAGTGATACGTTCCACAATTTCTACTTTACCGAACCTGGCGATTACAGCTATGTGGTGAAGCAGGAAGCCGGAGATACGGCCTACATGAGTTATGATGATACGGTTTATACCGTGACGATTCGTGTGACCAACGCTGATAACGGAGGCCTGCAAAGCGAAATTTGGGCCACCACTGATGATGACCCCAAGGCCAAGGTGCGGGAAATCTCGTTCCTGAACACCTACGCCCCGCCGGCCCCGGCCACACCGAAGCCGGATGACCACCCTGAGATCGAGCAGGCCATCAAGGACGGCACCTGGGGCGCAACGCCCACGCCGACCGCAGTCCCCTGGTTTGTGCCGCAGACCAGCGACGCTTTCCCGCTGATGGGCTTGGTGGTCATCCTGATCGTTGCAGCGGTTGCCATGGTGGTGCTGATTGTAGCCAGAAAACGGAAAAGCAAACAGGACGAATAA
- a CDS encoding SpaA isopeptide-forming pilin-related protein, which translates to MKGSLMTIEKRIINLKRSGLTLALFLIICVLFALPAHAQAPQNNYYYPGYDAAANGEIDLMRYVKSVTLTVNGQEYTPRQLQEMKSNGKPLEMRVGDAASINFRFALCGRAYAADDPTRLDEAASTQTVYANGTTYLNGETVAAGAAGILDDSSLMVENTTADNSFLRLGIGWLLDFGPDDVSINYSEGGVSFAQKGDALYLYFPNGIGSDTYADPGYFSLGVTLGEVIDEIRVPGTPGYYVPGGEDWVFPIHMVESTADMEGAISTYGDILVKKVWQTGGQAHPDATVILHYTENGEQKTARRTLSGDNATARFTIRSGMTDCWLEEDMSGLDGYTSTLTTSEDGKTFTFTNASSKTVMVSKRSLTGTGELPGAKLELYVLSSDGTQTLIDRWTSGETPHEVELNPGRFLLHETLAPAGYAMSLDIPFTLREDLTVQLDGDTGALEGDTLVVTDAPLEVRFAKVDEHGDPLPGAVLTLTDQTTGEEIDRWTTGSEPYVITGWTENGTALIAGHTYVLHEESAPNGYQTAADITFVFNGDGTIPDHGYHTIQMEDKPENPPPSPTPSAPPPGNTPPGDTPPGDTPPERVQTGDSPWMWAWLGLGVLCLFGAGCTALYYHRRANIPAYLRLGMRDR; encoded by the coding sequence GTGAAAGGATCGTTGATGACAATCGAAAAGAGAATTATAAACCTAAAACGAAGTGGGCTGACCCTTGCGCTATTTCTAATTATATGCGTGCTGTTCGCCCTGCCCGCCCACGCCCAGGCCCCGCAGAACAACTACTACTATCCCGGTTATGACGCTGCGGCCAACGGCGAGATCGACCTCATGCGCTACGTCAAGTCGGTTACGCTGACCGTAAACGGGCAGGAGTACACCCCACGGCAGTTGCAGGAGATGAAAAGCAACGGAAAACCGCTGGAAATGCGGGTCGGGGATGCCGCTTCGATCAACTTTCGCTTTGCGCTGTGCGGGCGCGCCTATGCGGCCGACGACCCGACGCGGCTCGATGAAGCGGCCTCGACCCAGACCGTGTACGCCAACGGCACGACCTATCTGAACGGCGAGACCGTCGCGGCCGGGGCGGCCGGCATCTTGGACGATTCCTCGCTGATGGTCGAGAATACGACGGCCGACAACAGCTTTCTACGGCTGGGCATCGGCTGGCTGCTGGATTTCGGCCCCGACGATGTCAGCATCAACTACTCGGAGGGCGGGGTCTCCTTCGCGCAGAAGGGCGACGCGCTGTATTTATATTTCCCGAACGGCATCGGGTCGGACACCTACGCCGACCCCGGCTACTTCTCGCTCGGCGTCACGCTGGGCGAGGTGATCGACGAGATTCGCGTGCCCGGCACGCCCGGTTACTATGTGCCGGGCGGCGAGGACTGGGTGTTCCCGATCCACATGGTGGAGTCGACCGCGGACATGGAGGGCGCGATCAGCACCTACGGGGATATCCTTGTTAAGAAGGTCTGGCAGACCGGCGGGCAGGCTCACCCCGACGCGACCGTGATTTTGCACTACACCGAAAACGGCGAGCAAAAGACCGCGCGGCGCACGCTGTCGGGCGACAACGCGACGGCCAGGTTCACGATCCGCAGCGGCATGACCGACTGCTGGCTCGAGGAGGACATGAGCGGGCTGGATGGCTATACCTCGACGCTGACAACGAGCGAGGACGGCAAGACGTTCACGTTTACGAATGCGTCGTCCAAGACCGTCATGGTCAGCAAGCGCAGCCTGACCGGCACCGGCGAGCTGCCCGGCGCGAAGCTCGAGTTGTATGTGCTGTCGAGCGACGGCACGCAGACGCTGATCGACCGGTGGACGTCGGGCGAGACGCCGCATGAGGTGGAGCTGAACCCTGGGCGGTTTTTGCTGCACGAGACGCTGGCCCCGGCGGGCTACGCGATGAGTTTGGATATTCCGTTCACGCTGCGCGAGGATCTGACCGTGCAGCTGGACGGCGACACCGGCGCGCTGGAAGGCGACACGCTGGTCGTGACCGACGCGCCGCTGGAGGTACGTTTTGCCAAGGTGGATGAACACGGCGACCCGCTGCCCGGCGCGGTGCTGACGCTGACCGACCAGACCACCGGCGAGGAGATCGACCGCTGGACGACCGGGAGCGAGCCGTACGTCATCACGGGCTGGACCGAGAACGGCACCGCGCTGATTGCCGGGCATACCTATGTGCTGCACGAGGAGAGCGCGCCCAACGGCTACCAGACGGCAGCGGATATCACTTTTGTGTTCAACGGTGACGGCACCATCCCGGACCACGGGTACCATACCATCCAGATGGAGGACAAGCCCGAGAACCCGCCGCCCAGCCCGACGCCTTCTGCGCCGCCGCCCGGCAACACGCCGCCGGGAGACACCCCGCCCGGCGATACCCCGCCGGAGCGCGTCCAGACCGGCGACAGCCCCTGGATGTGGGCGTGGCTGGGGTTGGGCGTGCTATGTCTGTTTGGAGCCGGTTGCACGGCACTGTACTACCACCGGCGGGCGAACATACCAGCTTATTTGCGATTGGGGATGCGGGACAGATGA
- a CDS encoding class B sortase has product MMNENRARLLRPPSKMWLVLSAVLLLAGLGFLGAFGYAQYQYYKSGSLYTELRQVAVSAVSETEQTEQIDFTALQEINPDVAAWIEIPGLDLSLPVVQAQDNQTYLHRSFDGSESPAGCLFFAAPTGGDADLYRVIYGHNLHNGGMFSGLLCYADAEFCREHPTFTLYTPEGAQTWRIFSAHTATDATDLYRTNRTPGDDYDSFLQELQAMSEYDTGVDLPGRAQVLTLSTCWSPYASGLERFVVHAYRESSVIQQER; this is encoded by the coding sequence ATGATGAATGAAAATAGAGCGCGTCTGCTGCGTCCGCCTTCAAAGATGTGGCTGGTACTCAGTGCTGTGCTGTTGCTGGCAGGACTGGGATTCTTAGGTGCATTCGGCTATGCGCAATACCAGTATTATAAGAGCGGCAGCCTTTATACAGAGTTACGGCAGGTCGCTGTGTCTGCTGTATCAGAAACAGAGCAGACGGAACAAATCGACTTTACGGCCCTGCAGGAGATAAACCCCGACGTTGCAGCGTGGATCGAGATACCGGGGCTGGATCTTTCGCTGCCGGTGGTACAGGCGCAGGATAACCAGACGTATTTGCACCGCAGCTTTGACGGCAGCGAATCCCCGGCGGGCTGCCTGTTTTTTGCCGCGCCCACCGGCGGCGACGCGGACCTGTACCGCGTGATCTACGGCCACAACCTGCACAACGGTGGCATGTTCAGCGGCCTGCTGTGCTACGCCGACGCGGAGTTTTGCCGCGAGCACCCGACCTTTACGCTGTACACGCCGGAGGGCGCGCAGACTTGGCGCATCTTCTCGGCCCACACCGCCACAGACGCGACCGACCTGTACCGCACCAACCGCACGCCGGGCGACGATTACGACTCCTTTTTGCAAGAACTGCAGGCAATGTCTGAGTACGACACCGGCGTTGATTTGCCGGGAAGGGCCCAGGTGCTTACCCTTTCCACATGCTGGAGCCCTTATGCCAGCGGCCTGGAACGGTTTGTGGTGCATGCGTATCGGGAAAGTTCGGTAATCCAGCAAGAAAGATAA